A genomic stretch from Thermomicrobiales bacterium includes:
- the selA gene encoding L-seryl-tRNA(Sec) selenium transferase, whose protein sequence is MPSSSPETTATTSRYRSIPSVAWLLDEIGSCPIEPSVLTDLIRQEIDVIRREIADGEAFDRASVLDRCRRSIDALLATRLTPVINGTGVLLHTNLGRAPVSRATAEAMAQAATGYLSLEIEPQTNQRGGRMDEISRLLRALTGSEATLVVNNNAAAVLLVLTALCAGKEVIVSRGEAVEIGGGFRIPDVVAKSGCRLVEVGATNRTYASDYVSARTPETGALLKVHTSNFRIEGFTARPTTRELASIANELGTIVVEDLGSGSLLETSRFGLRAEPTVAEAIAAGASVVTFSGDKLLGGPQAGIICGKRELIRRIERHPLARAVRADKTALAGLSATLRHYLAGEAVAQIPIWQMIATPVDLLRARAETIVADRKITIVESEASIGGGSMPGETVPSIALELEAENVDLLARRLRTGSPAVFPVVRQNSVRIDLRTVHPEQDAVLAQIINSL, encoded by the coding sequence ATGCCTTCCTCCTCCCCTGAAACGACTGCCACGACGTCCAGGTATCGCTCCATCCCATCTGTTGCCTGGTTGCTCGACGAAATCGGTTCCTGTCCGATCGAGCCATCGGTCCTGACCGATCTGATCCGGCAGGAGATCGATGTGATTCGGCGCGAGATCGCGGACGGAGAAGCCTTCGATCGAGCCAGCGTGCTCGATCGATGCCGGCGTTCCATCGATGCGCTCCTCGCTACGCGTCTCACGCCGGTCATCAATGGAACAGGCGTCCTGTTGCACACGAATCTGGGACGCGCCCCGGTCAGTCGAGCGACTGCCGAGGCGATGGCACAGGCTGCCACCGGGTATCTCTCGCTCGAGATCGAACCCCAGACCAATCAACGGGGCGGCCGGATGGATGAGATCTCGCGCCTGCTTCGCGCCCTGACCGGGTCAGAGGCGACCCTCGTGGTCAACAACAACGCGGCGGCCGTACTGCTCGTGCTGACGGCGCTTTGCGCGGGAAAAGAGGTCATCGTTTCACGGGGCGAAGCGGTCGAGATCGGCGGTGGATTCCGGATCCCGGACGTTGTCGCAAAAAGCGGCTGCCGACTTGTGGAGGTCGGCGCCACGAATCGAACGTATGCCTCCGACTATGTGAGCGCGCGTACGCCCGAAACGGGCGCGTTGCTCAAGGTCCACACGAGCAACTTCCGGATCGAAGGCTTCACCGCGCGCCCGACCACGCGTGAGCTGGCATCGATCGCCAACGAACTCGGGACTATTGTGGTGGAGGATCTGGGAAGCGGATCGCTGCTGGAAACCAGTCGATTTGGTCTACGGGCCGAGCCAACCGTTGCCGAGGCCATCGCTGCTGGCGCTTCTGTTGTCACGTTCAGCGGCGACAAGCTGCTCGGAGGCCCACAGGCTGGCATCATCTGCGGCAAGCGCGAACTGATCCGACGGATCGAGCGGCACCCGCTCGCTCGGGCGGTGCGCGCAGACAAGACCGCACTGGCCGGGCTATCGGCAACGTTGCGTCACTACCTGGCTGGAGAGGCGGTCGCGCAGATTCCGATCTGGCAGATGATCGCGACCCCGGTCGATTTGCTACGGGCACGGGCGGAGACGATCGTCGCTGACAGGAAGATCACCATCGTCGAGAGCGAGGCGTCGATCGGGGGAGGGTCGATGCCGGGCGAAACCGTGCCCAGCATTGCGTTGGAGCTGGAAGCCGAAAACGTCGATCTCCTGGCGCGACGCCTGCGAACGGGCTCCCCCGCGGTCTTTCCGGTTGTTCGGCAGAATAGCGTGCGAATCGACCTGCGTACAGTGCACCCCGAACAGGATGCGGTCCTCGCTCAGATCATCAACAGTCTATAG
- a CDS encoding glycosyltransferase has translation MTSSSYAGPAVFGYETDHLRRVASISVHTSPLAMLGGKDAGGMNVYIRELSCHTAQLGLPVDVFTRRTDPDLPETIQICEGVNLIYIDAGPPEPVDKNKLFDLLPEFAENIALYSLRAGTRYDVVHAHYWLSGWVAHLLKRYWNTPFSLMFHTTAHMKNIVSPEAEQETTLRGAIEARLVGMADSIIAANPDEAADLIWRQHGDSAKICTIPPGVDTELFRPLHQAACRLELGIPAEEQMVLFVGRIDPIKGLDTLLGATDYLKSVSSPARTHIVGGDLGAEGDPVGPLASLAAQAREMGIDDRLVLWGSQPQDRLPLFLAAADVVSVPSRYESFGLVAVEAMAAGRPVVASHTGGLIFTIEDGRTGYLAPIGDGEAHGSLLDELLNDEKKRIAFGRAAHLNALRFSWTSVATSILHVYERLAGGHRADLCCEDEIFANAI, from the coding sequence GTGACAAGTTCGTCCTATGCCGGACCGGCGGTCTTCGGATACGAGACCGACCATCTCCGGCGCGTTGCATCCATCTCGGTCCACACATCGCCGCTCGCGATGCTTGGTGGCAAAGACGCGGGCGGCATGAACGTCTACATTCGAGAACTCAGCTGCCACACTGCCCAACTCGGACTGCCGGTCGATGTTTTCACGCGTCGCACCGACCCGGACCTTCCCGAAACCATCCAGATCTGCGAAGGCGTCAATCTGATCTATATCGATGCCGGGCCGCCTGAACCGGTCGACAAGAACAAGCTCTTCGATCTTCTCCCCGAGTTTGCTGAAAACATAGCCCTCTATTCGCTGCGAGCTGGCACGCGCTACGATGTGGTCCACGCGCACTATTGGCTGTCCGGCTGGGTTGCTCATCTCCTGAAGCGGTACTGGAATACCCCCTTCTCGTTGATGTTCCACACCACCGCGCACATGAAGAACATCGTCTCGCCAGAAGCCGAGCAAGAGACGACGCTTCGCGGTGCGATCGAGGCCAGACTGGTCGGCATGGCGGATAGCATCATCGCTGCGAATCCTGACGAAGCCGCCGATTTGATCTGGAGGCAGCACGGCGACAGCGCAAAGATCTGCACGATTCCGCCGGGGGTCGACACGGAACTCTTTCGGCCGCTCCACCAGGCCGCTTGCCGTCTCGAGCTCGGCATCCCCGCCGAGGAGCAAATGGTTCTGTTCGTCGGCCGTATCGATCCAATCAAGGGGTTGGACACCCTGCTCGGCGCCACAGACTATCTGAAGTCCGTTTCGTCTCCTGCCCGCACGCACATCGTCGGAGGAGACCTGGGTGCCGAAGGGGACCCCGTCGGTCCCCTCGCCTCGCTTGCGGCACAGGCGCGCGAAATGGGCATCGACGACCGGCTCGTGCTGTGGGGTTCCCAGCCGCAGGATCGCCTTCCACTCTTCTTAGCTGCCGCCGACGTCGTCTCGGTTCCGTCTCGGTACGAATCCTTCGGACTGGTCGCGGTCGAGGCGATGGCCGCGGGACGGCCGGTGGTCGCGTCACACACGGGGGGACTGATCTTCACCATCGAAGACGGTCGCACTGGTTACCTCGCCCCCATCGGTGACGGGGAAGCGCATGGGTCGTTGCTCGATGAGCTGCTGAACGATGAGAAAAAGCGGATCGCGTTTGGCCGCGCGGCGCATCTGAACGCGCTCCGATTCTCATGGACATCGGTGGCGACGTCGATACTCCACGTCTATGAGCGGCTCGCTGGCGGTCACCGGGCAGATCTCTGTTGTGAAGACGAGATCTTCGCCAACGCAATCTAG
- a CDS encoding aminotransferase class III-fold pyridoxal phosphate-dependent enzyme: MVAEVGLDPQTLVPRVIGRYTPVFVDHAEGIYVWDRDGQRYMDFTSGIAVVNAGHCHPRVVEAIRAQAGKIIHAQQNILLHEPMLDAAAELTATLPSSLNQVFWANSGAEAIEGALKLAKIATRRPAVIAMRGAFHGRTHAAMSVTSSRAKVRGHYEPLLSGMYYAPYPYYYRSPFGSAPGEADDYYLSELKALFDTMVMPDDVAAILVETIAGEGGYLVPSQRWLQEVRAICDEHGIMLILDEIQTGVGRTGAMWGFEHFGVTPDIMTVAKGIASGLPVSAVVANKATMDKWPPGAHGGTYGANAVGTAAAAETLRVMRDERLPENAAAIGSVLSQGLRAIQAKYPVIGEVRGLGLMLAVEFVDSQGDPNPGAVSKVIASCLAENVLLINCGTYDQAIRVIPPLVIDEQQASEFLAVFENAVAAL; this comes from the coding sequence ATGGTTGCAGAAGTTGGACTCGATCCGCAAACGCTGGTTCCTCGCGTCATCGGGCGATACACCCCCGTCTTCGTGGATCACGCAGAGGGCATCTACGTCTGGGACCGCGATGGCCAGCGGTACATGGATTTCACCTCCGGCATTGCGGTGGTGAATGCCGGACATTGCCATCCGCGAGTCGTCGAAGCCATTCGCGCCCAGGCGGGCAAGATCATTCACGCCCAGCAAAACATCTTGCTGCATGAGCCAATGCTCGATGCCGCGGCTGAGCTCACAGCCACGCTTCCGTCGTCACTGAACCAGGTGTTCTGGGCCAACAGCGGGGCAGAAGCGATCGAGGGGGCGCTCAAGCTTGCGAAGATCGCCACGCGCCGCCCAGCCGTAATTGCCATGCGCGGGGCATTTCATGGCCGCACGCATGCCGCCATGTCGGTCACATCCTCACGCGCCAAGGTGCGCGGCCACTACGAACCGCTGCTCTCCGGCATGTATTACGCGCCCTACCCCTACTACTACAGATCGCCGTTCGGCTCAGCGCCCGGTGAAGCGGACGACTACTACCTTTCCGAGCTCAAGGCGTTGTTCGACACCATGGTCATGCCGGACGATGTCGCGGCTATTCTGGTCGAAACGATCGCCGGTGAAGGCGGATACCTGGTGCCCTCGCAGCGATGGCTGCAAGAGGTGCGCGCGATCTGTGACGAGCACGGCATCATGCTCATCCTGGACGAAATCCAGACCGGTGTTGGGCGAACGGGAGCCATGTGGGGCTTCGAGCACTTTGGCGTCACACCAGACATCATGACGGTCGCCAAGGGCATCGCTTCCGGACTGCCGGTCAGCGCGGTGGTCGCCAACAAGGCGACGATGGACAAGTGGCCTCCAGGCGCCCACGGCGGCACCTATGGCGCAAACGCCGTGGGAACTGCTGCAGCAGCCGAAACATTGCGCGTCATGCGGGACGAACGTCTCCCCGAGAACGCCGCCGCCATAGGAAGCGTGCTATCGCAGGGGTTGCGCGCGATTCAGGCGAAGTATCCGGTGATTGGAGAAGTTCGCGGGCTGGGGCTCATGCTTGCCGTGGAGTTCGTCGATTCTCAGGGCGATCCAAACCCGGGCGCGGTGTCGAAGGTCATCGCCAGCTGTCTCGCCGAAAACGTGCTGCTCATCAATTGCGGCACCTACGATCAAGCGATTCGCGTCATTCCGCCGCTGGTTATCGATGAGCAGCAAGCAAGTGAGTTCCTGGCGGTGTTCGAGAACGCGGTAGCTGCCTTGTAG
- the thiD gene encoding bifunctional hydroxymethylpyrimidine kinase/phosphomethylpyrimidine kinase, with product MTSFDAEEAVPKALTIAGSDSGGGAGIQADLKTFAAHGVYGTSAITAVTAQNTREVIAIAEVPEEVVAAQIDSVLEDIGAGAIKTGMLSSAAIVATVSERIEAWGIPTVVDPVMVSKSGNYLLAPEAVSAIKRDLIPLSLIVTPNHHEAAALTGVEISSDDDAREAARRLCDLGARIVVIKGGHRPGAPIDLVFDGSSFGELSADRIETENTHGTGCTFSAAIAANLALGFGPLESIARAKLYLTEALRSSYRVGGGHSPVNHFHTFEPVGSIR from the coding sequence GTGACCTCATTCGACGCCGAAGAGGCAGTTCCCAAAGCGCTCACCATCGCCGGTTCCGATTCGGGAGGCGGCGCCGGGATTCAAGCGGATCTCAAGACCTTCGCAGCGCATGGTGTCTATGGCACGAGTGCCATCACGGCGGTGACCGCGCAAAATACGCGTGAGGTTATCGCCATCGCTGAAGTCCCCGAAGAGGTGGTGGCCGCTCAGATCGACTCGGTTCTGGAGGACATCGGAGCGGGCGCGATCAAGACCGGAATGCTTTCCAGCGCCGCCATCGTGGCGACAGTCAGCGAGCGGATCGAGGCCTGGGGCATTCCCACCGTGGTCGATCCGGTCATGGTTTCCAAGAGCGGCAACTATCTGCTGGCGCCGGAGGCCGTGAGCGCCATCAAGCGAGACCTGATTCCGCTATCGCTGATCGTCACACCGAACCATCACGAAGCAGCAGCCTTGACCGGGGTGGAGATCAGTTCCGACGACGATGCGCGTGAGGCAGCGAGGCGCCTCTGCGATCTGGGCGCGCGCATTGTGGTCATCAAGGGAGGCCACCGACCGGGCGCGCCCATAGATCTTGTCTTCGATGGCAGCTCGTTTGGCGAACTCTCCGCCGATCGCATCGAAACCGAAAACACCCACGGCACAGGATGCACGTTCTCCGCGGCAATTGCGGCGAACCTGGCGCTTGGATTTGGGCCGCTGGAGTCGATCGCGCGCGCAAAGCTCTACTTGACTGAGGCGCTGCGCTCGAGCTACCGCGTCGGCGGAGGGCATTCACCTGTCAATCATTTCCACACGTTCGAGCCGGTCGGCTCGATTCGCTAG
- a CDS encoding thiazole synthase, with amino-acid sequence MAFDSNGHTVKDARLTIGGKSFDSRLMLGTGKYRDSIEMNAAFEAAGSQIITVALRRIDFDDPKSRSVLEDVDWTKYTILPNTAGCQTAEEAIRIARMARALELSDWVKVEVIPDPKYLLPDPIGTFEACKVLVQEGFTVLPYIGADPVLAQRLQELGTATVMPLGSPIGSGQGLLNIEAIRIIIEQAEVPVVVDAGIGVPSDAAQAMEAGADAVLVNTAVALANDPATMASAMAQGVEAGRKAYLAGRIPRKAYASASSPLEGVVGARP; translated from the coding sequence ATGGCGTTCGATTCCAATGGTCATACAGTCAAGGACGCACGACTCACGATAGGCGGCAAGAGCTTCGACAGCCGCCTCATGCTCGGCACAGGAAAGTACCGCGACTCGATCGAGATGAACGCGGCGTTCGAGGCCGCGGGTTCGCAGATCATCACTGTTGCGCTTCGCCGGATCGACTTCGACGACCCAAAGAGCCGGTCTGTGCTCGAAGACGTCGACTGGACGAAGTACACGATTCTTCCCAACACTGCTGGCTGCCAAACAGCCGAAGAGGCCATCCGCATCGCGCGGATGGCACGCGCGCTGGAACTGTCGGACTGGGTCAAAGTCGAGGTGATACCAGATCCCAAGTACCTCCTGCCTGACCCAATAGGCACGTTCGAGGCGTGCAAGGTGTTGGTGCAAGAGGGCTTCACGGTGCTGCCCTATATCGGCGCCGACCCGGTCCTGGCCCAGCGGCTGCAGGAGCTCGGAACAGCCACCGTGATGCCGCTTGGTTCGCCGATTGGTTCAGGCCAAGGACTGCTCAACATCGAGGCGATTCGCATCATCATCGAGCAGGCGGAAGTGCCGGTTGTGGTCGACGCCGGGATTGGCGTTCCCTCTGACGCGGCGCAAGCGATGGAAGCCGGCGCTGACGCGGTGTTGGTCAACACCGCTGTCGCACTGGCGAATGATCCGGCCACCATGGCGTCGGCTATGGCGCAAGGCGTCGAGGCCGGCCGAAAGGCATATCTCGCGGGCCGCATTCCGCGCAAGGCGTATGCCTCGGCGAGTAGCCCACTCGAAGGAGTGGTTGGCGCGCGGCCGTGA
- the thiE gene encoding thiamine phosphate synthase, translating into MTGRNLRQDLRLYLVAGSQDAPYGLLESVEAALRGGVTAVQLREKSGTDREILLLAERVRELCREHDAAFYLNDRLDLALAANADGLHIGVDDIPIPTARRIAGDSFVIGFSPDSDVGARSAQLEGASYLGIGPVFGTKSKPDAGPAIGLSVLRRRISISGLPVIGIGGIDAENAGSVIEAGAAGIAVMSAVLRASDPESAARTLREAVDAAS; encoded by the coding sequence GTGACCGGACGAAACCTCAGGCAAGATCTGCGGCTTTACCTGGTCGCTGGAAGCCAGGATGCTCCGTATGGGCTCCTTGAGTCGGTCGAGGCGGCGCTGCGCGGTGGTGTCACGGCCGTTCAGCTAAGGGAGAAGTCGGGTACCGATCGAGAGATCCTGCTGCTCGCGGAACGGGTTCGCGAGCTTTGTCGCGAACACGATGCGGCGTTCTACCTCAATGACCGGCTGGATCTTGCGCTTGCCGCCAATGCGGACGGGTTGCATATCGGGGTCGACGACATTCCGATTCCGACCGCGCGGCGCATTGCGGGGGACAGCTTCGTGATCGGGTTTTCGCCCGACTCAGACGTTGGGGCCAGGTCGGCGCAGCTGGAAGGCGCGTCCTATCTTGGCATCGGCCCGGTCTTCGGAACGAAGTCGAAGCCTGACGCAGGACCGGCAATCGGTCTCAGCGTGCTCCGGCGGCGCATCTCCATTTCAGGGTTGCCGGTGATCGGCATCGGAGGAATCGATGCCGAGAATGCCGGTTCGGTCATCGAGGCCGGTGCAGCCGGCATTGCTGTCATGAGCGCGGTTTTGCGGGCGAGCGATCCTGAGTCAGCTGCTCGAACACTGCGAGAGGCCGTGGATGCAGCGAGTTGA